The DNA sequence GTCCATCCAGTAGTGCGGGTCCGGCCCCTCGTGGGAGTGATCATGGCCGTGGTCATGGCCGCCGTGCCCCCCTGTGGACGGGGTGGACTCAATGGACGCAGTGGACGTGTGCCCATGGGGGCCGTCTTCTGCGCCGCAGTCGAAGTGCAGCAAGTCCACATGTTCCCGAAGGTCAACGATTTTCGGCGACCCCGGCATGCCGCGCAGCTTCCCCGCCAGTGCCTCCTCGAACGGCATCCCCGCCAGGAAATACACCCGCGAACGGCTCAACTCCTCCATCTGGCGCGGAAGCACCTGGAAGGTCTCCGCCGCCTGACCCGCCGGCACCAGCACCGTCACCGTCACCGCCCCCCCCCCGATCCGCTCCAGGAAATGGCCGAGCGGGGCGATGGATGTGGCCACCCGCACCGACCCGGCATCCGGGGACGCCCCGCCGTCCGGAGACGGCGCGGAACCTCCGCACCCCGCCAGGCATGCGGCCAGCAGCCCCGTCCACACCAAGCCACGCCATCCGCGCATCCAGTCTCCTTTCGGCGGTGAAGCCGTCGGCAGCACCTCGTAAAATGATAATCCATTATTACCAAGGGCGTCAACCCCGGCAGGACCACAGGGTGGGTGGGACGGTTGCCCGTTTTTAAGAGAGCCTTCCGGGGGGATTGACACGGGCGGCAAGAAATGCTATCATACCGTTAGAGTTCTAACAATCATGCCGGGTCTGAGGCCCACGCGGGGTGGGAACAGGGAAAGGAGACGGTCATGGGTGCCGCGATCTTGCTGGCGCTGGTCGTTGTGGGCGGACTGGTGGCGGGATATGTGGGCATGTTCCGGTCGTTCTCGCTGGGCCGGCGCGTGAAAGAACTGGAAGACGCCCTGCGGATCCTGGAACAGCGGGAAGACCGGCAGACGGTGCCCGCGCCGGAAACGCGGGCCGAATCTCCGCCGGCGTCTTCAGCGCCTGCCGCGCAGAGGGCGCCCATCGCGCCGCCGCCGATGCCGGCGGAGCCGGTGGTCACGGGGCCGCGGCCCGTGCCGACGCCCCCTCCCGCGCCTGTGACGGTGCGCGTGGAAACCCCCGCGACGCTCCCCCCCGCGCCTGTGACGGCGCGCGTGGCCCCCTCCGCCGCGCCCGCCCCCGCCCTTTCCGCGGCGGCGCGGGTGGAAACCGCGCCCCCCGGAGCGCCCAAGCCGCCGGCGATGTCCCCGGAGATCACGGGCCGCGGTCTGGAAATGATGCTGGGGATGCGGGGCATCGTGTGGGCCGGGGTGGCGATGATGCTGGTGGCGTCGGCCTTCTTCCTCAAGATGGCCTTCGACAACGCGTGGATCGGCCCGGCGGGGCGTCTGGCCATGACGGCGGCGGCGTCGCTCGCGGCGATGGGCCTGGGGCAGCTCGGTCGGCGGCGGGGGTACCGCGTGATTTTCTACAGCCTTTCCGGCGGCGGACTGGCGGGGCTCTATGGGGCGGTCTTCGCGTCCGTGCACCTGTACAGTCTGCTGTCGCCGGGGGCGGCGCTGCCGCTGGCGGTATTGGTGACCCTGGGGGCGGTGGGGCTTTCGGTGTGGAACGGGGCGGAGGCGTTGGCGCTCATCGCGCTGCTGGGCGGCTACGCAAGCCCGGTGCTGCTCTCCACGGGGGAGAACCGGCCCGACGCCTTCTTCCCGTACCTGTTCGTCCTGTCGCTGGTGGCCTTCGGCACCTCGCTGGCGCGGCGGTGGCGCTGGGTGAACGTGACGGCCTTCACCTGCGTGACGGCGCTCTACCAGATGTGGCATGTCTCCTCGTTCTCGGCGGAGTTTCAGCGGCCGGCGGTGATGTACGCCATGCTGTTCTATGTCTTCTTCCTTCTCGTGCCGACGGTGTTCGGCCTCGTGCGCCGCGCGCCGGGGCGCGTGCCGGAGATGACGCTGGTGGCGGTGAACGCCGCGCACGGGTTCTACGCCCTGTACATGAGCCTGCACACCCTGAACCCCGGGGTGCTGGGGTGGCTGCTGGCGGCGCAGGCGCTGTTTGCCTTGGCGCTGTACCTGCTGTGGACGGTGCGCGTGCGGGGGGACCGGCCCATGGCCGAGTGCCTGCTCGTGGTGGCGATCCTCCTGATGCTGGCGGCGGTACCCGTGCAGATGCGGGTCTACGGCATCCCGCTGATGTGGGCGCTCCAGGGCTTCGCGCTGGTCTTCATCGCGGGGCGTTTCCAGAACTTCTTTACCCTGGCGGGCGGGGCGCTCGCGCTGCTGCTGGCGGCGGGCGGGCTGCTCTACCGCCTGCCGATGCACGACGCGCCGTTCCGGCTGGCCTTCAACGCGCCCTTCGCCTCGTGGATGCTGGTGACGGCGGCCTGGGCGGCGGCGGCGGTTTTCGCCGGTCTCAGGCCCGTGCGCGACTGGACGGGGGAAAGCCGCGCGGCGGCGGGAGGCTTTGCCGTGGGCGCGCTGGCCCTGCTCGGCGCGGCCCTCAGCCTGGAGTTCGCGCTGGCGTGGGAGTTTAACGGGGCACACCTGCCCCTGTGGCCGCGCCACCGTGTGGAGACGCTGATCGCGCTGTGGTCCGTGATGACGCTGGTCACCGCCGGGATGGGACGCCGCGCGGGCGGCCCCTGGCGGTGGGCGGGACTCGCGCCGGTGGTGGTGGCGCTCGCGGCGGCGCAGCTGGGCTTCCGCCACTGGGACTCAGCCTTCACGCTGCTCTTCCTAAATGAGGCCTTCCTGCCGTATCTTCTGCTGATGGGGGTCCTCCTGGCAATGGCCGGGATCCGGTTCCGGTCCAGGGACGCTGAGGAGGCGGCGCTCGCCGCCGTGCTCGAATGCGCCGCCGTCGTGCTGCTCGCCGTGACAACGCGGCTGGAGTTCATCCGGTGGGCGGGCACGCTGGAGGGGTCCGCGCCGAACGCCGGGCCAATGCTTGCGGGGGCCGCGTGGGCGGTGGAGGGGCTGACTCTCACGGCGCTGGGCCTGCGGCCCGGCCGGGCGCACCGCGCTGTCGCGGGCCTGCTGCTGCTGTCCCTGGCGGTGGGCGGCCTGTTCACCGCCCTGCCCATGCACGCGGACATCTTCCGGCCCCTGGCCAATCTGCCCTTCCTCTGCTGGGTGGCGGTGGCGGCGTGCTGGGGCGTGGCGGCGCGGCTGCTGCGCCGCAGCGCGGAGATCGGCGGTCCGGCGTCCAACGCCCAGGCCGGCAACGCGGCGGCCTTTGCCTGTCTCATGCTGTGCGGGTTCGCGCTCCACTTCGAGGCGGACGCCTTCTGGCGGCATGTGCTGCCGCAGGCCGGGGTCCGGGCGCACAACGCCCGCCTGTACGCGTCCATGCTGGTGATCTGGCCGGCCATCGCGTTGACGGCCGCACGCACCGCCCGCGACCGCGGCGTGGTGTGGCGCGGCGCGGCCCTGGTGCCCGCCGCCATCGGCGTGCTCGCGGCCCTCGGCATGCTTTTCGACAGGGCCTACCTGCCCGCCTCGTCCTGGCTATTCCTCAACGACGCCTTCCTGCCCTGGATGGGCTTGGTGGCGGCGCTCTGCCTGCTGGCCCGGGCGGACTACGGGAACGCGGGGAAAGCCGCCGCCCCGGCGCTGGGGCTGGGGGCGGCGGTTTTGGCGGCGGCGGCGCTGGCGCTGGAGATGCCCCGCTGGGCGGGCACCCTCACCAGCCTCGACAGCCGCGTGGGGATCAGCCTGGTGTCCGCCGCGTGGGCGGTGGAGGCCTTCGCGCTGATCTGGCTGGGCCTGCGGTTCCGGCGGGTGTCCCTGCGCGCGGGCGGCATGGCGCTCTTCGCCGTGACCATGGGGAAGGTCATCCTCTTCGACACGTCAACCCTGCTCCAATACCAGCGCGTGCTGTCCTGGATGGCCTGCGGCATGCTCCTCGTGGTGGCGGGCTGGGTCTACCACCTCTTCAGTGCGCGGCTCCTGGAGGAAGACGCGGCGGGCTCAGGCCACGCCGAGCAGTGACACGATGAGGGCCAGGGCGCCCGAAATGATCATGAGGATTTCCCCGATCTTCTCCTCGCCGGAAACGTACAGCCCGAGACCGATCGCAAAAATCACGGTTCATTCCTCCTGTTGAAGGCGGCGGGCCGCCTGTGCGTCCCGGCGCCGGATTCCAAGAATGTCCGCCGAAGTCTAGCACGCCCCCGAAGGCCCGTTCATCCCGTGCGTGCCCCCGCCCGCTTCGCCCACGCCTGTCCGGGATTTCAACTTTCCTTTCAAACATGAGATTTCAAATCACAGAAAGAACGGACGAGGCAAGGCGTCCGTGCGGGAAGCCGCTGCGGGGGGGCGGACGGAGAGCATCCGGACAGTTGCTGAAGAAAGCCGCGGGTGGACGGCTATTCTGAGAGTTTCCGGAGCAGGTCGCGGCGGGCGGCGCGGAAGGCCGGGATGCCGGTGTCGTAGCTGTCAAAGTCTTTGACGAGGCGCGCGGCGATCTCCTTTGCGGCGTCGGGGTCCCTCTCCGCGAGCTGGGCGAGGAGCTCGTAGTCGGCGACGCCGTCGCGCATGGCCTCATGGCGGAGGGAGTCGAGGGGGCCGTTCTTGCCGGGGTAGACGATCCATGGGTCGCCCGCGGGCAGGTAGGGCGGGCCGCCGTGGGGGCGGGTGGTGTGGGTGACGGGGTCGTCGCTGGCCCAGTGGTTGTATCCCCAGTGCAGGTAGCCGGTGATCCCGTAGCGGAAGTTGATCCAGTGGAGGAGCCGGGTCTTGATGAGGGGCTGCTCAATGAAGCGGTTGGCGTACTCGCCCTGGGGGAAGACGCAGGTGTAGAACCACACCTCCTCGCCGGCGGCCTGGCGCGCCTGGTAGTGCGCGAAGTCGTCCTTGAGGAAGTTGAGCTGGGGCACCCAGACGTCCATGGCGCCGACGAGGTCCTTCTCGTGGCAGGCCTCCACGATCCTCAGCTCCGGCGCGTGCTTGCGCAGGAGCGCGGCGAGGGCGCGGTAGGAGGCCTTGTTGGTCGGCGTGGGCTCGTCGGCCAGATGCTGGAGGTAGATGTCCAGCCAGCCGTTCTCCTTGAGGTGCGCCACGAGTTTCGGCAGGAACCACGCGTGGAAAGTCTCCGCCCCCGGCGCATCGGGGGCGACATGTTCACCCACCACCTTGCCGTCGCGCACGACGCGGATGCTGGCGCCAAAAT is a window from the Candidatus Hydrogenedentota bacterium genome containing:
- a CDS encoding DUF2339 domain-containing protein, giving the protein MGAAILLALVVVGGLVAGYVGMFRSFSLGRRVKELEDALRILEQREDRQTVPAPETRAESPPASSAPAAQRAPIAPPPMPAEPVVTGPRPVPTPPPAPVTVRVETPATLPPAPVTARVAPSAAPAPALSAAARVETAPPGAPKPPAMSPEITGRGLEMMLGMRGIVWAGVAMMLVASAFFLKMAFDNAWIGPAGRLAMTAAASLAAMGLGQLGRRRGYRVIFYSLSGGGLAGLYGAVFASVHLYSLLSPGAALPLAVLVTLGAVGLSVWNGAEALALIALLGGYASPVLLSTGENRPDAFFPYLFVLSLVAFGTSLARRWRWVNVTAFTCVTALYQMWHVSSFSAEFQRPAVMYAMLFYVFFLLVPTVFGLVRRAPGRVPEMTLVAVNAAHGFYALYMSLHTLNPGVLGWLLAAQALFALALYLLWTVRVRGDRPMAECLLVVAILLMLAAVPVQMRVYGIPLMWALQGFALVFIAGRFQNFFTLAGGALALLLAAGGLLYRLPMHDAPFRLAFNAPFASWMLVTAAWAAAAVFAGLRPVRDWTGESRAAAGGFAVGALALLGAALSLEFALAWEFNGAHLPLWPRHRVETLIALWSVMTLVTAGMGRRAGGPWRWAGLAPVVVALAAAQLGFRHWDSAFTLLFLNEAFLPYLLLMGVLLAMAGIRFRSRDAEEAALAAVLECAAVVLLAVTTRLEFIRWAGTLEGSAPNAGPMLAGAAWAVEGLTLTALGLRPGRAHRAVAGLLLLSLAVGGLFTALPMHADIFRPLANLPFLCWVAVAACWGVAARLLRRSAEIGGPASNAQAGNAAAFACLMLCGFALHFEADAFWRHVLPQAGVRAHNARLYASMLVIWPAIALTAARTARDRGVVWRGAALVPAAIGVLAALGMLFDRAYLPASSWLFLNDAFLPWMGLVAALCLLARADYGNAGKAAAPALGLGAAVLAAAALALEMPRWAGTLTSLDSRVGISLVSAAWAVEAFALIWLGLRFRRVSLRAGGMALFAVTMGKVILFDTSTLLQYQRVLSWMACGMLLVVAGWVYHLFSARLLEEDAAGSGHAEQ
- a CDS encoding zinc ABC transporter solute-binding protein, with protein sequence MRGWRGLVWTGLLAACLAGCGGSAPSPDGGASPDAGSVRVATSIAPLGHFLERIGGGAVTVTVLVPAGQAAETFQVLPRQMEELSRSRVYFLAGMPFEEALAGKLRGMPGSPKIVDLREHVDLLHFDCGAEDGPHGHTSTASIESTPSTGGHGGHDHGHDHSHEGPDPHYWMDPLRVKRVAAAMEAALAEAFPAQAASFAANRAALDAELEAVHARVAEVLAPFRGGVMHVHHPAFGYFCDRYGLKQEALESAGKSPGARRINELAEAMKDAGVATVFTQPQFTQGEAAALAETVGARLVVLDDLAPDYAENLERMARALAEGLAR